In a genomic window of Venatoribacter cucullus:
- a CDS encoding ABC transporter permease: MTSETASRSSRWLMLAATLAALLMVLPVAALVLESIQGWWRGEHSSQDSALLLTYAGNTLLLVLLTVVISLLLAVPLAWGFSHYELPGRRWLQWLPVLPLALPAYISAYIYTDLLDYAGPLQSLLRQLIGWNSPADYWFPHIRSLGGASLLLALSLYPYLYLLLRQAFDQRPANLIQAARLLGANRRRIFTSLELPLARPALATGAILIAMETLADYGTVKLFAVSTLTTAVYDSWLVYGSLASAAQIASLLLLMVLLLTGAERLQRQRQRFYDSRSAAPARRQPASRRVKILLPGLTLLVFLLGFLLPVLMLGSWSLSYSSDNLRPQLWPTIHTSFMLALAAALLTASMAIVLNARLRFTNSATARSQLALASLGYAIPGTVLAIGLLIPFTQLDYLLNDLLLWLGLGQVGLLLSGTVAALVVAYVIRFAALANGTLHAAWQGIPESLDQAARTLGDAPPAIFRRVHWPQLRPAVLTALLLVFIESVKELPASLLLRPFGLETLATYVFQFASDEHLQHAAMAALLICAVGLLPLLLLNRHHRLE, from the coding sequence CCGCTCATCACGCTGGCTGATGCTGGCCGCCACCCTGGCGGCTTTGCTGATGGTACTGCCGGTGGCGGCCCTGGTATTGGAATCCATACAGGGCTGGTGGCGGGGCGAGCACAGCTCGCAGGACAGTGCCCTGCTGCTGACATACGCCGGTAACACCCTGCTGCTGGTGCTGCTGACCGTGGTTATCAGCCTGTTATTGGCGGTGCCCCTGGCCTGGGGCTTTTCCCACTACGAGTTACCCGGCCGCCGCTGGCTGCAGTGGTTACCGGTGTTACCGCTGGCACTGCCAGCCTATATCAGTGCCTACATCTATACCGATCTGCTCGATTACGCCGGCCCGCTGCAAAGCCTGCTGCGCCAGCTGATCGGCTGGAACAGCCCGGCCGACTACTGGTTTCCGCACATCCGCAGCCTGGGGGGTGCCAGCTTATTACTGGCTCTGAGCCTGTATCCTTATTTGTATTTACTGCTGCGCCAGGCCTTTGATCAGCGCCCCGCCAACCTGATTCAGGCCGCCCGCTTACTGGGCGCCAACCGGCGGCGGATTTTTACCAGTCTGGAATTACCCCTGGCACGCCCGGCGCTGGCCACCGGCGCCATCCTCATTGCCATGGAAACCCTGGCCGATTACGGCACGGTAAAACTCTTTGCCGTCAGCACCCTCACCACCGCGGTCTACGACAGCTGGCTGGTGTATGGCAGCCTTGCCAGCGCCGCCCAGATTGCATCCCTGCTGTTATTAATGGTGCTGCTGTTAACCGGTGCCGAACGGCTGCAACGCCAGCGCCAGCGTTTTTACGACAGCCGCTCAGCTGCGCCGGCGCGGCGCCAGCCAGCCAGCCGGCGGGTAAAAATTCTGTTACCCGGGCTGACGTTATTGGTGTTTTTGCTGGGTTTCCTGTTACCCGTACTGATGCTGGGCAGCTGGAGCCTGAGTTACAGCAGCGACAACCTGCGCCCGCAACTCTGGCCCACCATTCATACCAGCTTTATGCTGGCGCTGGCCGCGGCCCTGTTAACCGCCTCCATGGCCATTGTGCTCAACGCCCGTCTGCGTTTTACCAACAGCGCCACAGCGCGCAGCCAGCTGGCACTGGCCTCGCTGGGCTACGCCATTCCCGGTACCGTTCTGGCGATTGGATTATTGATTCCGTTCACCCAGCTGGATTATCTGCTGAACGATCTGCTGCTGTGGCTGGGGCTTGGTCAGGTCGGCCTGCTGTTATCCGGTACCGTCGCCGCGCTGGTGGTGGCCTATGTGATCCGCTTTGCAGCACTGGCCAACGGCACCCTGCATGCCGCCTGGCAAGGCATTCCGGAATCGCTGGATCAGGCCGCCCGCACACTGGGCGATGCGCCGCCGGCTATTTTCCGCCGCGTCCACTGGCCACAGCTGCGCCCGGCCGTTCTCACCGCGCTGTTGCTGGTATTTATTGAAAGTGTGAAGGAGCTGCCGGCGTCATTGCTGTTGCGGCCCTTCGGCCTGGAAACCCTGGCCACCTATGTGTTTCAGTTTGCCTCGGATGAGCACCTGCAGCATGCCGCCATGGCCGCGCTGCTGATCTGCGCGGTAGGATTGCTGCCGTTGTTACTGCTTAACCGTCATCACCGTCTGGAGTAA
- a CDS encoding ABC transporter ATP-binding protein, producing MPTPLLQIQQLSLSYGPMTVLQDFSLTLQRGEILCLLGPSGCGKTSVLKSIAGLTPGARGDIRIGTDTVLSAQYSMPAEERRVGFIFQDYALFPHLTVAENVRYGLQDLTAAEQQQRCLEVLQLTELDTLAGRYPHELSGGQQQRLALARALAPRPRLLLMDEPFSNIDALVKQRMMSDLRQLLRQQDISVIFVTHAKDEAFAFADRMAVMLDGRIAQTGTVFDVRNQPASVAVAQIMESGNLLQASQAARYLHSPQLHSDRDDAVWLLQPHWLWAEADDQGPAELLGTQLTQHHIRLELRMPEGEIWYVDQHELPDWQPGQKLRLHYQQPPYLIPLH from the coding sequence ATGCCAACCCCACTGCTGCAGATACAGCAATTATCCCTCAGCTATGGCCCGATGACGGTGTTGCAGGATTTCAGTTTAACGCTGCAACGCGGCGAAATTCTGTGTCTGCTCGGCCCCAGTGGCTGCGGCAAAACCAGTGTGCTGAAAAGCATTGCCGGGCTGACGCCGGGCGCCCGGGGGGATATCCGCATCGGCACTGACACCGTGTTATCAGCGCAGTATTCCATGCCTGCCGAAGAGCGCCGGGTGGGGTTTATTTTTCAGGATTACGCCCTGTTTCCGCACCTGACCGTGGCCGAAAACGTACGTTACGGCCTGCAGGATTTAACCGCCGCCGAACAACAGCAGCGCTGCCTGGAAGTGCTGCAACTGACCGAGCTGGACACACTCGCCGGCCGTTATCCGCATGAATTATCCGGTGGTCAGCAACAACGGCTGGCCCTGGCCCGGGCACTGGCGCCCCGGCCACGGCTGCTGTTAATGGACGAGCCGTTTTCCAACATCGATGCACTGGTAAAACAACGCATGATGTCCGACCTGCGCCAGCTGCTGCGCCAGCAGGATATCAGCGTTATTTTTGTTACCCACGCCAAGGACGAAGCCTTTGCCTTTGCCGACCGTATGGCCGTCATGCTGGATGGCCGCATCGCTCAGACCGGCACAGTGTTTGATGTGCGCAACCAGCCCGCCTCGGTGGCCGTAGCGCAGATTATGGAGAGCGGCAATCTGCTGCAGGCCAGCCAGGCCGCGCGTTACCTGCACAGCCCCCAGCTGCACAGCGATCGTGACGATGCCGTGTGGTTATTGCAACCGCACTGGTTATGGGCCGAAGCCGATGATCAGGGGCCGGCAGAATTGTTAGGCACCCAACTGACCCAACATCATATCCGGCTGGAATTACGCATGCCTGAGGGAGAAATCTGGTATGTCGATCAGCATGAGCTGCCAGACTGGCAACCCGGTCAGAAACTGCGGCTGCACTACCAGCAGCCGCCCTACCTTATCCCGCTTCACTAA
- the pdxB gene encoding 4-phosphoerythronate dehydrogenase PdxB, translating into MAIVIAGDNCHNGRPELHERSPVHIVADENIPLLNEFFADIGTITRVPGRTMTAADLATADILLVRSVTRVDEALLAGTPVKFVGTATIGTDHIDLEYLQQAGIGFKSAPGCNAQAVVDYVLSALSVLVDERGLQFTDLSVGIVGVGNVGLLLRQRLEAMKVPVLAVDPLRSEEETGPQVSLDEVLQADVVSLHTPLTREGEHATYHLINAERLAQMKPDACLINSCRGAVVDNTALLAHMQKHRDFEAILDVWENEPELNVDLLQRCLLATPHIAGYSLDGKMRGTEFVYQGLCEFFGLPVRRKLAQFLPEPGVKRVNFSDQAPLHQALRTAIRAAYEIRVDDGVMRSAIRRSDNLRETFDRLRSNYPLRRDIPTLRVGVPAKCQELQNLLTSAGFDVRLK; encoded by the coding sequence GTGGCAATTGTCATCGCCGGTGACAATTGCCACAATGGCCGTCCCGAATTACATGAGCGCAGTCCAGTGCACATTGTTGCTGACGAAAACATTCCCCTGCTGAACGAATTCTTTGCCGATATCGGCACCATCACCCGTGTGCCCGGCCGTACTATGACCGCCGCTGATCTGGCCACCGCCGATATTCTGCTGGTGCGTTCGGTGACCCGGGTTGATGAGGCCTTGCTGGCCGGTACGCCGGTGAAGTTTGTCGGCACCGCCACCATTGGCACCGATCACATTGATCTGGAGTATCTGCAGCAGGCCGGTATCGGTTTCAAAAGTGCGCCGGGCTGCAACGCCCAGGCGGTGGTGGATTATGTTCTCAGCGCCCTGAGTGTGCTGGTGGATGAGCGTGGACTGCAGTTTACCGATTTAAGTGTCGGCATTGTTGGGGTAGGGAATGTCGGTCTGCTGTTGCGCCAGCGCCTGGAAGCCATGAAGGTGCCGGTGCTGGCCGTTGACCCGCTGCGCAGCGAAGAAGAAACCGGCCCGCAGGTGAGCCTGGACGAAGTATTGCAAGCGGATGTGGTCAGTCTGCATACGCCTTTAACCCGTGAGGGCGAGCATGCCACTTATCATCTGATCAATGCCGAGCGGCTGGCGCAGATGAAGCCCGATGCCTGTTTAATCAACAGCTGTCGCGGCGCCGTGGTGGATAACACCGCCTTGCTGGCGCACATGCAGAAGCACCGTGACTTTGAAGCCATTCTGGATGTGTGGGAAAACGAACCGGAACTGAACGTAGATCTGTTACAGCGTTGTCTGCTGGCCACGCCGCACATTGCCGGCTATTCGCTGGATGGCAAAATGCGCGGCACCGAGTTTGTGTATCAGGGGCTGTGTGAGTTTTTTGGCTTGCCGGTACGGCGCAAACTGGCGCAGTTTCTGCCGGAGCCGGGCGTAAAACGGGTGAATTTTTCCGATCAGGCGCCGCTGCACCAGGCGTTGCGGACCGCCATCCGTGCCGCGTATGAAATTCGGGTGGACGATGGCGTGATGCGCAGTGCCATCCGCCGCAGCGATAACCTGCGGGAAACCTTTGACCGTCTGCGCAGTAATTACCCATTACGCCGGGATATTCCCACCCTGCGGGTGGGCGTACCGGCCAAATGCCAGGAGTTGCAGAACCTGCTGACCTCCGCCGGTTTTGATGTGCGGCTTAAGTAA
- a CDS encoding molybdopterin oxidoreductase family protein, producing MTIQTHKRTCSLCEATCGIEIELNPATEEILTIKGDKQDPFSRGYICPKATALQDLHNDPDRLRKPLKKTADGWQEISWTQALNEAAAGLRRVQHTHGRDAVGTYLGNPNVHNYGNLLFGPPLLRLLGTRNKFSATSVDQLPHHMTSYYLFGHQLQIPIPDIDRTDFLIILGGNPLASNGSLMTAPDIKNRLKAISARGGKILLIDPRRSETAAVAGEHWFIRPGQDVLLLLSLLHVFTHELSAQLPSLPDYIDSADLASLSAAYAPESTAARTGIQPAQVRELAAQWLAAQSAVCYGRMGVSVQQYGGLCQWLIQVLNIITGNFDRAGGAMFTRPAVDIVAVTAAQGGRGHYDRYRSRVRGLPEFGGELPVAALAEEILTPGNGQIRAMLTVAGNPLLSTPNSDQLERAFGSLEFMVSIDSYLNETTRHADLILPPASPLERDHYDIIFNALAVRNVAKYSPPLFRKPSGSYHDWEIFLQLAKRLRRGGLRQRLTDGLVQNVMGWLKPQGILNRLLKSGPYKLSLKQLQQNPQGLDLGELQPCMPQRLFTRNKRLNLTPDVFVQALQQATEELQQPLATGELLLIGRRHIRSNNSWLHNSRRLVKGPQRCTLMLNPVDAERLGIADGGEVQVQSRVGRRRVTAEITDELMPGVVSLPHGWGHDAQGIRMQEAQRVAGVNCNALTDDQHIDRLTGNAALNGVPVRVEAIV from the coding sequence ATGACCATTCAGACGCATAAACGTACCTGCAGCCTGTGTGAGGCTACCTGTGGCATCGAGATTGAGCTGAATCCCGCGACCGAAGAGATTCTGACCATTAAGGGTGATAAGCAGGACCCGTTCAGCCGTGGCTATATCTGCCCGAAGGCGACGGCCTTGCAGGATTTGCACAACGATCCCGACCGCTTGCGTAAGCCACTGAAGAAAACCGCCGACGGCTGGCAGGAAATCAGCTGGACGCAGGCTCTGAACGAGGCAGCTGCAGGTTTGCGCCGGGTTCAGCACACTCACGGCCGTGACGCCGTCGGCACGTATCTGGGCAACCCGAACGTACACAACTACGGCAATCTGTTATTCGGGCCGCCGCTGCTGCGCTTGTTGGGTACCCGCAATAAGTTTTCCGCGACCTCGGTCGATCAGCTGCCGCACCACATGACCAGCTACTACCTGTTCGGGCATCAGTTGCAGATTCCGATCCCGGATATCGATCGCACCGACTTTCTGATCATTCTGGGCGGCAACCCGCTGGCCTCTAACGGCAGTCTGATGACGGCGCCCGATATCAAAAACCGCCTGAAAGCCATCAGCGCCCGTGGCGGAAAGATTCTGCTGATTGACCCCCGGCGCAGCGAAACCGCGGCGGTGGCGGGCGAGCATTGGTTTATCCGCCCGGGGCAGGATGTTCTGTTGTTGCTGTCGTTGCTGCATGTCTTTACCCATGAACTGTCTGCCCAGCTGCCGTCGTTACCGGATTACATCGACAGCGCCGATCTGGCGTCCCTGAGCGCGGCCTATGCTCCGGAAAGTACCGCGGCCCGCACCGGTATTCAGCCGGCGCAGGTACGGGAGCTGGCGGCGCAGTGGCTGGCGGCTCAGTCGGCGGTTTGCTACGGCCGTATGGGCGTGTCGGTGCAGCAGTACGGTGGCCTGTGTCAGTGGCTGATTCAGGTGCTGAACATCATCACCGGTAATTTTGATCGTGCGGGCGGTGCCATGTTTACCCGTCCGGCGGTGGATATTGTGGCGGTAACGGCGGCCCAGGGCGGACGCGGCCATTACGACCGTTACCGCAGCCGTGTGCGCGGCTTGCCCGAGTTTGGCGGTGAGCTGCCGGTGGCGGCGCTGGCGGAAGAAATTCTGACGCCAGGCAACGGGCAGATCCGCGCCATGCTGACTGTGGCCGGCAATCCGCTGTTGTCGACGCCCAACAGTGATCAGCTGGAGCGGGCATTCGGTTCGCTGGAATTTATGGTGTCGATCGACAGTTATCTGAATGAGACGACCCGCCATGCGGATTTGATTCTGCCGCCGGCCAGCCCGCTGGAGCGCGATCACTACGACATTATTTTCAATGCGCTGGCGGTGCGTAACGTCGCTAAATACTCGCCGCCGTTATTCCGCAAACCGTCCGGCAGTTATCACGACTGGGAGATTTTCCTGCAGTTGGCCAAACGCCTGCGCCGCGGTGGCTTACGGCAACGTCTGACCGATGGCTTGGTTCAGAACGTGATGGGCTGGCTGAAACCGCAGGGCATTCTGAACCGATTACTGAAATCCGGCCCCTACAAGCTGTCGCTGAAACAGCTGCAGCAGAACCCGCAGGGGCTGGATCTGGGGGAGTTGCAACCCTGTATGCCGCAGCGGTTGTTCACCCGCAATAAACGCCTGAATCTGACCCCGGATGTGTTTGTGCAGGCATTGCAGCAGGCCACAGAGGAATTGCAGCAACCGCTGGCAACCGGCGAATTGCTGCTGATTGGCCGCCGGCATATCCGCTCGAATAATTCCTGGCTGCACAACAGTCGCCGGCTGGTTAAAGGCCCGCAGCGTTGTACGCTGATGCTGAATCCGGTGGATGCGGAGCGGCTGGGCATTGCCGATGGGGGCGAAGTGCAGGTGCAGTCGCGGGTGGGGCGGCGCCGGGTGACGGCAGAAATTACTGACGAACTGATGCCGGGGGTTGTGAGTCTGCCGCATGGCTGGGGGCATGATGCACAGGGTATCCGCATGCAGGAAGCGCAGCGGGTTGCCGGTGTGAACTGTAACGCGCTGACGGATGATCAGCACATCGACCGCTTGACCGGTAATGCGGCGTTAAATGGCGTGCCGGTCCGTGTAGAAGCCATTGTCTGA
- a CDS encoding bifunctional aconitate hydratase 2/2-methylisocitrate dehydratase: MSLYSEYLKEIEVRKNELGLHPKPIDSAELLSEIIAQIKDTGNAEREASLNFFIYNTLPGTTPAAGVKAKFLKDIVTGAETVAEISPAFALEQLSHMKGGPSVEALLDIALSDDANNAAAGEVLKSQVFLYEADTSRLADAYKAGNAIAKGILESYAKAEFFTKLADIPEKIKVITYVAAEGDISTDLLSPGNQSHSRADRELHGLCMISPAAQQEIKKMGEDNPDAKVMLIAEKGTMGVGSSRMSGVNNVALWAGEKTSPYIPFVNNRPVVAGTNGIAPIFLTTVGVTGGIGLDLKNWVQKKDENGNIVRDANGDAVLEEKYSVKTGTVLTIDTKAKKLLDSQGNVLVDVASAFTPQKVEFMKAGGSYAVTFGKKIQTFAAETLGIEAPVVYASSKEISHEGQGLTAVEKIFNRNAVGVKSKTPLHAGSDVRVKVNIVGSQDTTGPMTCQELESMAAATISPSVDGAFQSGCHTASVWDNKAKANTPKLMAFMNAFGVITARDPKGVYHSMTDVIHKVLNDITVDDRAIIIGGDSHTRMSKGVAFGADSGTVAIALATGEAAMPIPESVKVTFKGKMKPHMDFRDIVHATQAQMLKQFNGENVFQGRVIEVQIGTLLADQAFTFTDWTAEMKAKASICISTDDTLIKSLELAKSRIQIMINKGMDNEAGMLKGLIALADKRIAGIQSGEEPALAPDDNAKYYAEVVVDLDVIDEPMIADPDVNNEDVSKRYTHDVIRPASYYNGRKVDLGFVGSCMVHKGDMQIIAAMLRNLEKNGPITFKAPLVVAPPTYNIVDELKAEGDWDVLAKYAGFIFDDNNPKEKARTKYENQLYLERPGCNLCMGNQEKAEAGDTVLATSTRLFQGRVVEDSAEKKGESLLGSTPMVVLSTILGRFPTLEEYKAAVDGINLTSFAPPSADLARPSIPLKAI, from the coding sequence ATGAGTCTGTATTCAGAATACCTGAAAGAAATTGAGGTTCGTAAGAACGAGCTGGGGTTACACCCTAAGCCGATCGACAGCGCAGAACTGCTGTCTGAAATCATTGCCCAGATCAAAGATACCGGCAATGCAGAGCGCGAAGCCTCTCTGAACTTCTTCATCTACAACACCCTGCCAGGTACTACCCCGGCCGCTGGTGTTAAAGCCAAGTTCCTGAAAGACATCGTCACCGGTGCAGAAACCGTTGCTGAAATCTCTCCGGCCTTTGCCTTAGAACAACTGTCGCACATGAAAGGCGGCCCTTCTGTTGAAGCCCTGCTGGACATCGCGCTGTCTGACGACGCCAACAACGCCGCCGCTGGCGAAGTTCTGAAGTCTCAGGTATTCCTGTACGAAGCCGACACCAGCCGTCTGGCTGACGCTTACAAAGCAGGCAACGCCATTGCTAAAGGCATTCTGGAAAGCTACGCCAAAGCAGAGTTCTTCACCAAGCTGGCCGACATCCCAGAAAAAATTAAAGTTATCACCTACGTTGCTGCTGAAGGTGATATCTCTACCGACCTGCTGTCTCCGGGCAACCAGTCTCACTCCCGTGCTGACCGTGAACTGCACGGCCTGTGCATGATTTCTCCTGCCGCTCAGCAAGAAATCAAAAAAATGGGTGAAGACAACCCAGACGCCAAAGTGATGCTGATCGCTGAAAAAGGCACCATGGGCGTGGGTTCTTCCCGTATGTCCGGTGTGAACAACGTGGCACTGTGGGCCGGTGAAAAAACCTCCCCGTACATCCCGTTCGTTAACAACCGTCCGGTGGTTGCTGGTACCAACGGTATCGCCCCAATCTTCCTGACCACCGTAGGTGTAACCGGCGGTATCGGTCTGGACCTGAAAAACTGGGTACAGAAAAAAGACGAAAACGGCAACATCGTCCGTGACGCCAATGGCGACGCAGTACTGGAAGAAAAGTACTCTGTTAAGACCGGCACCGTTCTGACCATCGACACCAAAGCCAAGAAGCTGCTCGACAGCCAAGGCAACGTGCTGGTTGACGTAGCCTCTGCTTTCACTCCACAAAAAGTGGAATTCATGAAAGCCGGTGGTTCTTACGCCGTAACTTTCGGTAAGAAAATCCAGACCTTCGCCGCTGAAACTCTGGGCATCGAAGCTCCGGTTGTTTACGCCTCTTCTAAAGAAATCTCTCACGAAGGCCAGGGCCTGACTGCTGTTGAGAAGATCTTCAACCGTAACGCCGTAGGCGTTAAGTCCAAGACTCCTCTGCACGCCGGTTCTGACGTTCGCGTTAAAGTGAACATCGTAGGTTCTCAGGACACCACTGGTCCGATGACCTGTCAGGAACTGGAATCCATGGCCGCTGCGACCATCTCTCCAAGCGTGGATGGTGCGTTCCAGTCTGGCTGTCACACTGCCTCTGTATGGGACAACAAAGCCAAGGCCAACACGCCTAAGCTGATGGCCTTCATGAACGCATTCGGTGTAATCACTGCCCGTGACCCGAAAGGCGTTTACCACTCCATGACCGACGTAATCCACAAAGTACTGAACGACATTACTGTGGACGACCGCGCGATCATCATCGGTGGTGACTCTCACACCCGTATGTCCAAAGGTGTGGCGTTCGGTGCTGACTCCGGTACCGTTGCTATCGCCCTGGCCACTGGTGAAGCGGCTATGCCGATCCCTGAGTCTGTGAAGGTAACCTTCAAAGGCAAGATGAAGCCGCACATGGACTTCCGTGACATCGTACACGCCACTCAGGCGCAGATGCTGAAGCAGTTCAACGGCGAAAACGTATTCCAGGGCCGTGTCATCGAAGTACAGATCGGCACCCTGCTGGCTGACCAGGCCTTCACCTTCACCGACTGGACTGCAGAAATGAAAGCGAAAGCTTCTATCTGTATTTCTACCGATGACACCCTGATCAAGTCTCTGGAACTGGCCAAGTCCCGTATCCAGATCATGATCAACAAAGGCATGGACAACGAAGCCGGCATGCTGAAAGGCCTGATCGCCCTGGCTGACAAGCGTATTGCTGGTATCCAGTCTGGTGAAGAACCAGCCCTGGCTCCGGACGACAACGCCAAGTACTACGCCGAAGTTGTGGTAGACCTGGACGTCATCGACGAACCGATGATTGCCGACCCGGACGTAAACAACGAAGACGTATCCAAGCGTTACACCCACGACGTGATCCGTCCGGCTTCTTACTACAATGGCCGTAAAGTGGATCTGGGCTTCGTTGGTTCTTGTATGGTTCACAAAGGCGACATGCAGATCATCGCTGCCATGCTGCGTAACCTGGAAAAGAACGGTCCTATCACCTTCAAAGCGCCGCTGGTTGTTGCACCACCGACGTACAACATCGTTGACGAGCTGAAAGCCGAAGGCGATTGGGACGTTCTGGCGAAATACGCTGGCTTCATCTTCGATGACAACAATCCGAAAGAGAAAGCCCGCACCAAGTACGAAAACCAACTGTACCTGGAGCGTCCTGGCTGTAACTTGTGCATGGGTAACCAGGAAAAAGCCGAAGCCGGTGACACCGTTCTGGCCACCTCTACCCGTCTGTTCCAGGGCCGTGTAGTAGAAGACAGCGCCGAGAAGAAAGGTGAGTCTCTGCTGGGTTCTACCCCAATGGTTGTTCTGTCTACTATTCTGGGTCGTTTCCCGACTCTGGAAGAGTACAAAGCAGCCGTTGACGGTATCAACCTGACTTCTTTCGCTCCGCCGTCTGCAGACCTGGCTCGTCCGTCTATCCCTCTGAAAGCTATTTAA
- a CDS encoding DnaA ATPase domain-containing protein — protein MKKIRLPIGNLSTVAIGNPHAVQAIEKLINALSEDNVLCIYGPCGVGKTHLIELTKVALLESGVLENEIVHIDAEEWIRRMVAALKRNRMSEFKVEFDAAKYVIIEDIQYYFYKSRSQEEFLQFVKRAKRLNISIIVTSSSNPLEQCDTAAINEHLISRLCSGVLVHLMGPVGDIKKKFIVGYAKEQSLMLNELTLNCIYYNTNDNYFELMGVLNTINFHYSIGSGVDITISDLRVLFPGWCF, from the coding sequence ATGAAAAAAATTAGGCTGCCGATAGGAAATCTATCAACCGTAGCAATCGGTAATCCACATGCAGTTCAGGCTATTGAAAAGTTAATCAATGCATTATCTGAAGATAATGTTCTTTGTATCTATGGTCCCTGTGGGGTTGGTAAAACACATCTAATAGAACTAACTAAAGTTGCGTTGCTCGAATCAGGAGTGTTAGAAAATGAAATCGTGCATATCGATGCAGAAGAATGGATTAGGAGGATGGTGGCAGCCCTTAAACGTAATCGTATGAGCGAATTCAAAGTGGAATTTGATGCTGCCAAGTATGTGATAATAGAAGATATTCAGTATTATTTTTATAAAAGCCGTTCTCAAGAAGAATTCCTTCAGTTCGTAAAGAGAGCTAAAAGGTTAAATATAAGTATTATTGTGACATCGAGCAGCAATCCACTTGAGCAATGTGATACTGCTGCTATTAATGAGCATCTAATTTCGAGGTTGTGTTCGGGTGTGCTTGTTCACTTGATGGGTCCAGTCGGTGATATAAAAAAGAAATTTATTGTTGGCTATGCAAAAGAACAATCATTGATGTTGAACGAGTTGACATTGAATTGTATATATTACAATACTAATGACAATTACTTTGAGCTGATGGGTGTTTTGAATACTATTAATTTTCACTACTCTATTGGGAGTGGCGTGGATATTACAATTTCAGATTTGAGAGTACTGTTTCCGGGTTGGTGTTTTTAG